The sequence TCTCTCTTTGACGATGCGGTCTTCAAGGGAATGAAAGGTTATTACCCCTACTCTGCCACCCTGACCCAGACAGTTCAGCGCCTGATCTAACGCACGATCCAAGACTCCCAGTTCATCATTGACTACGATTCGTATTGCCTGAAAGGTACGTTTTGCCGGATGAGGTCCACTTCGTCGAACTGCAGCCGGAACCGCAGCTTTAATTGCCTGCACCAGATCTCCCGTGGTTTCAAGAGGCTTTTCTCTGCGCGCTTGGGTTATAAACTGGGCTATACGTTTTGCCCATTTTTCCTCTCCATAGTCCCAAATGAGTTGAGCTAAGTCCTCTTCAGTCCATAAATTCACTATTTCCCGAGCACTTAATTGACCTGAAGAATCCATACGCATATCTAAGGGGGCATCTTGCATATAACTAAACCCCCGTTCAGCTTCATCGAGTTGGGGTGACGAAACTCCTAAATCAAAGATGATTCCATCAACCGGAAGCAAGTCCAATTCTCCTAAAGTTTCCTCTAACGACTCAAAGTTCCGATTGAT comes from Desulfosporosinus meridiei DSM 13257 and encodes:
- the rsmH gene encoding 16S rRNA (cytosine(1402)-N(4))-methyltransferase RsmH — translated: MDFHHVTVLLEETVNFVVSNPSGRYVDCTLGGAGHSKKILSKLGESGKLICFDQDIQAIRHAEDILGKDERVTLINRNFESLEETLGELDLLPVDGIIFDLGVSSPQLDEAERGFSYMQDAPLDMRMDSSGQLSAREIVNLWTEEDLAQLIWDYGEEKWAKRIAQFITQARREKPLETTGDLVQAIKAAVPAAVRRSGPHPAKRTFQAIRIVVNDELGVLDRALDQALNCLGQGGRVGVITFHSLEDRIVKERMKSWLGRCTCPPELPICRCNAKAKAKVITKKPLLPSQEEVEQNPRSRSAKLRVAEKI